From Actinosynnema mirum DSM 43827, a single genomic window includes:
- a CDS encoding MFS transporter, with translation MATTGTARPGAAVVVTAIALGVDVFLYSSLVPLLPGLPAVRDSPLLALTATGAAAIAFLEPVLLPHLRDLGLGAAATGLVFAGAALAGGLGAPVAGVLADRLGARGVAALGVALTAAGFALSGQRSDLAVAGLVLVGLGAQFVLAPTPTLALVALLRARRPRPARTSG, from the coding sequence ATGGCAACCACCGGAACCGCCCGTCCCGGCGCGGCCGTCGTGGTCACCGCGATCGCGCTGGGCGTGGACGTGTTCCTGTACAGCAGCCTCGTCCCCCTGCTGCCCGGCTTACCCGCCGTGCGCGACTCGCCGCTGCTCGCGCTCACCGCGACCGGCGCGGCGGCGATCGCGTTCCTGGAGCCCGTGCTGCTGCCGCACCTGCGCGACCTGGGCCTCGGCGCCGCGGCCACCGGACTGGTGTTCGCGGGCGCCGCGCTGGCGGGCGGGCTCGGCGCGCCCGTCGCCGGGGTCCTCGCGGACCGGCTGGGCGCGCGCGGGGTCGCCGCGCTCGGGGTGGCCCTGACCGCCGCCGGGTTCGCGCTCAGCGGGCAGCGCTCGGACCTCGCGGTCGCCGGCCTGGTCCTGGTGGGCCTCGGCGCGCAGTTCGTCCTCGCGCCCACGCCCACGCTCGCGCTGGTCGCCCTCCTGCGCGCCCGCCGCCCGCGACCCGCCCGGACGAGCGGCTGA
- a CDS encoding TetR/AcrR family transcriptional regulator, translated as MGRTTGRSPEDTRRLVLDAAAREICREGIRTSLDTIAQRAGVSKGGLIYHFPSKEALHVALVAEEVDGWRELVEHEVDPDDHGPGRLTRAYVRASLAPFDGEDARERFRLFAQLSTVPAAVRMAEEDDRRWQRELEADGVPQATRVLVVAAADGVGGPPLWVAPPSDEVRARLLADLLAMIDAAVAEAPVSDG; from the coding sequence ATGGGTCGCACGACCGGACGGTCCCCTGAGGACACCCGTCGCCTGGTGCTGGACGCGGCGGCGCGGGAGATCTGCCGCGAGGGCATCAGGACCAGCCTGGACACGATCGCCCAGCGCGCGGGGGTGTCCAAGGGCGGCCTGATCTACCACTTCCCCAGCAAGGAGGCGCTGCACGTGGCCCTGGTCGCGGAGGAGGTGGACGGCTGGCGGGAGCTGGTCGAGCACGAGGTCGACCCGGACGACCACGGGCCGGGCAGGCTGACCCGCGCCTACGTGCGGGCGAGCCTGGCGCCGTTCGACGGCGAGGACGCGCGCGAGCGGTTCCGGCTGTTCGCGCAGCTCAGCACGGTCCCGGCGGCGGTGCGGATGGCGGAGGAGGACGACCGGCGCTGGCAGCGCGAGCTGGAGGCGGACGGCGTGCCGCAGGCGACCAGGGTGCTGGTGGTCGCGGCGGCCGACGGCGTCGGCGGGCCGCCGCTGTGGGTGGCCCCGCCGTCGGACGAGGTGCGCGCCCGACTGCTGGCGGACCTGCTGGCGATGATCGACGCGGCGGTCGCGGAAGCCCCGGTCAGCGACGGGTGA
- a CDS encoding TetR/AcrR family transcriptional regulator, with amino-acid sequence MRKAPEDVALTRAGLLSAALSAFAENGYATSTLADISARAGLTRGAAYHHFTNKADLYATAVGERWAEIGQGLWRPLREPGDPVERVRSFLIGLHFSLEHDERFRQLLEVIGRNDRLPDDHGFDVKREALDQLLGLCAALFEEAEGDGLLRAEVEPEGAAAMLVAHVLGAVTMHAFGAARAVRLVLGPAGDTLVEALFTRR; translated from the coding sequence ATGCGGAAGGCCCCCGAGGACGTCGCCCTCACCCGAGCAGGACTGCTGTCGGCCGCGCTGAGCGCGTTCGCCGAGAACGGGTACGCCACGTCCACGCTGGCCGACATCAGCGCCAGGGCCGGGCTGACCCGAGGCGCGGCCTACCACCACTTCACCAACAAGGCCGACCTCTACGCGACCGCCGTGGGGGAGCGGTGGGCGGAGATCGGGCAGGGCCTGTGGAGGCCGCTGCGCGAGCCGGGCGACCCGGTCGAGCGGGTGCGCTCGTTCCTGATCGGGCTGCACTTCTCGCTGGAGCACGACGAGCGCTTCCGGCAGCTCCTGGAGGTCATCGGGCGCAACGACCGGCTCCCGGACGACCACGGGTTCGACGTGAAGCGCGAGGCCCTCGACCAGCTGCTCGGCCTGTGCGCCGCGCTGTTCGAGGAGGCCGAGGGGGACGGGCTGCTGCGCGCCGAGGTCGAGCCGGAGGGGGCCGCCGCGATGCTCGTGGCGCACGTCCTCGGCGCGGTCACCATGCACGCCTTCGGCGCGGCCCGCGCGGTCCGGCTCGTGCTCGGGCCCGCCGGGGACACGCTGGTGGAGGCCCTGTTCACCCGTCGCTGA